From Balearica regulorum gibbericeps isolate bBalReg1 chromosome 13, bBalReg1.pri, whole genome shotgun sequence, a single genomic window includes:
- the TRADD gene encoding tumor necrosis factor receptor type 1-associated DEATH domain protein has protein sequence MAGSSAPWIGSAYLFLQSTCKTIVLPSLYESSQKKPSVFKALKLALADSTGSVNGVDMLKVHCSHPHLIVQLKFCKQENCRRFLQSYREGVLQESLQNHLQLSLAMTTVPLEMELKAGNEHLDNMLKDEDRCLECIYREKPDRLRDEEITELEECLKSLFVHQSISNNMAVNDCASLNSPSLPYPSQGSSLSPQVTFIFQGQQFANRTLTPDDHQKFAKLVSKKWKQVGRSLQKSCRALRDPVIDNLALEYDREGLYEQAYQLLLRFIQSEGKKATIARLIAALEENSLISLAEELLGLHSTEDCS, from the exons ATGGCGGGCAGCTCCGCTCCTTGGATCGGCAGCGCTTATCTCTTCCTCCAGTCGACATGCAAGACCATCGTTCTGCCATCTCTCTACGAAAGCTCCCAGAAGAAGCCTAGTGTGTTCAAAGCGCTGAAGCTGGCATTAGCAG ACTCCACCGGCAGCGTGAATGGTGTAGACATGCTCAAAGTGCACTGCAGCCACCCGCACCTGATAGTCCAGCTCAAGTTCTGCAAGCAGGAGAACTGCCGCCGGTTCCTGCAGAGTTACCGGGAAGGAGTGCTCCAGGAGTCCCTCCAGAATCACCTCCAGCTCTCCTTGGCCATGACCACGGTGCCTCTCGAAATGGAGCTGAAGGCTGGCAACGAGCACCTTGACAACATGCTGAAGGATGAGGATCGCTGTTTGGAGTGCATCTACAGAGAAAAG CCTGACCGCCTGCGGGATGAGGAAATCACAGAGCTGGAGGAATGCCTCAAGAGCCTGTTTGTTCACCAGAGCATCAGCAACAACATGGCCGTAAATGACTGCGCGTCTCTGAACTCTCCATCTCTACCTTATCCTTCTCAAGGCAGCTCCCTTTCCCCGCAAGTCACCTTCATCTTTCAGGGACAACAGTTCG CCAACAGAACGCTCACACCAGACGACCACCAGAAATTCGCCAAGCTCGTGTCCAAGAAATGGAAGCAAGTGGGTCGCTCTTTGCAGAAGAGCTGCCGGGCTCTGCGTGATCCTGTCATCGATAACCTGGCCCTCGAATATGACCGAGAGGGACTATACGAACAAGCCTATCAGCTGCTTCTCAGATTTATCCAGTCGGAGGGGAAGAAGGCCACAATAGCGCGGCTGATCGCAGCcctggaagaaaacagtctCATCAGCTTGGCTGAGGAGCTCTTGGGCCTCCATTCCACTGAGGACTGCTCCTAG